A window of Glycine soja cultivar W05 chromosome 2, ASM419377v2, whole genome shotgun sequence genomic DNA:
tccttttcttctaatttttttttgaaataatgttattgatttttgaattaatGAGAGTGTAAAAAAAAGGTAGTGCCAATGGTCAAAATACTGtcttattttattcattgtCCAATGTCCATAATGCTTGTAGACTTGTTTGCAGTATTGCAGGTGCAGCGGCAGCATATGGACACATTCGGTACAAACCCTCAGAATGGCACTGAACCAACCTAGACATTAGATGGGTCAAAGCATGCGACAAGATGCACAAAACATTGCAAAAGCAGATCCCGGCTTAAAGGTGTTTCCAGACTACTTCGCTTgttagaaactaaaaagaaaaaaatattcatgccTAAACAAGAAGACAACATAATTTGATTGCATATAACAAAATGACCCTTAGTTTGTTATTCCTTAaattcttttacttttgtttctttcttctttacGCGCCAGTAGTTAGAGGGTCTATAGCTCTCTCGGTTGAACATGTGAGTTATTGTTGTAAAATCTTTGCTACTTTTCTTTGATTcttatagacaaaaaaaaacctttatgCTAAAGATTTTCTTCAAACTAGACAAATGAAAGGACATTATTACTCAACTAAATCAAATAGGCAGGGTCGTACATGTCCTTGGCAGCTTGTATCCATTTACATCGTCCAGCATTCTGATTCACAAGGTTGTCTGTTATCAGAATCATTTCCAGCAGCACCATTACTGAGGAAGAAACTTGGAAGCAAAATACTGCCCCTTAGCTATATTGCAAAGACAGTTTTCgttgttttaattttacagCAAAAATCTTCGTATTCACAATTTCTTATATCGATGGACGAAAGCAAACAAGATGAGATATGTATCGGTGTTAAAAGTAATTCTGTTCACCGGTCCAAACAGGTACTCAATTCTATTGAGGCCCACACATGAGAATACCAGCAACGACATGATAGCTTCTTTATTGAAAAGAACAACCAACGTCTTAACAAAATATGCCTAAAGTTaacatcatattttaaaaagataaagcttagaaaaagaacaatttttttaaaaataagctaGAAAGAATATCTTTGGACAAAATTACACAATGATATGTCACATTCTTTTTAGAATTTATTCAACCGCACGTTGAGCGAAAGTTATTTACAAAAAGCAATGTATGACATGCAAGTATATGGAAACCACAATCTATTATTTGTTCTCTCTTGAAACTGCATGATCAAAATTCTTGTTTGGTTCTTGATGGCAAATATTTATCTGGCCGTAGAGCGAGATGATCGGCTACTTGGATTTGTGCGATTGCCCCTAAATATGACCTCCAGGTTCTGGAAGCATCCAGGAGCCCTAACCTGTGTATCATAACAGAAAACCACACCTTAGAAAACAAATTATCACTCCGACTCATTTTTGGAGTTATAAGGTTGGTTTGgtgacaaaagaagaagagatgACAGGAAAGGTCATGGGTTCGACCTCCCCACTAACCAACAATTAACAACTATCATTTGCTGGAAAAGAAAAACACGGTAAAGTTGCTTTGTTACCTATTCCATTAGGAACTGCGGATTTTTTGGTCCATCATATTCATCAGACACGTAAAGTAATAACTATATCACAATAAAAAGGGATACCTTCCAGCGCCTCTTTTGAGCAAGATGGTAGTATATGTCTTCCAATCTCCCAATTATTTGCCTAAATGTTGGTCTTCTGTATGGTTTTTCATCCCAGCATTCCTCAATTAACCTatggaaaaatcaaatttcctgaatgtaaaatttttattcttttaatttcctACTCGTGGTAGGTTTTGAAACTAAACCTTAAAATCTGCTGccaataaaatgtatttaaaacaCTCACTGTTTTAGTCCATAAGCATAAAGCTTTGGTGAAGCTCTAAATGGTGGACGCTCATTTTCAACATATGCTTTGGGAACTTCATTTTCAGGCTTTTCATAAAACGGTGGACAACCTTCAATCATCTAGAGGAATAGAAAACCATACAAGTGCCAGTCAATATTTTGCTTGGCATCTCTCAATAACCATAGACTCCTATATGTATATACTTGATAAGTGAAAGAGATCCTATGTGTAAAAGACACCATCAAATATCTAAAATTCAATATGCCGTAACAATACTGAAGGAATTTGAATGCTGAAATCAACATAGGATACATAGAAACAAATGATACACCTCTCAATGCATTGCTTTTCCTGGACTTGCAATTTTTTAACTAACATGAATAACAcaaatgtatgtatgtatgtaggGGATAAGACTTTATGTTCAGGATTATGTAAATGCTTTTAATTTGctcaaaataaaactgaaaaagaaacagaaaatatAAAGTAAATTCTCATTTTTTGAAGAAAGCGAATGCAATTAACAGCCTTCTAAAAGTTTTGTGCTAAGATAAACAGAAATTACAAAGGACGGAGAGTATTGAATTAGGATGTATTAATTGCTCAATACCACCATAATATTCAGCAAGCATCAATTCATCAAacagattttatatttattaattaatttggaagTTTAGGGTTTAAAAGTCTTGTTTCAAGACCAGAGAAGATACAGCCATTCACATTATAAGGGTAAACAATTAACTTGGAAGTCATTAAAAAGctctaaaataagaaaaatcaccaTGCATCCGAAGGTGAGGAATAATGATTTTACCTCCTGTAATATCAAAGCAAATGAAAATACATCCACCTTTGTGTCGTATTCCTCATTTTTATATACCTCTGGAGCAACATAACGCCCTGTTACAGATTTGAATAAATTCATCAATACAAACTATGAAATCAGAACCAATCCCaataggattaaaataaaaccaGTTATACATATAAGAGATGGCCATAtttataaatcaattaataaattcaaattagTAAAATTGAGCACCAGCTGACAAACTGTCTTTAGTAGTCACTGAGTAGAcagcatttatttattttttttcttgcaaaCTATGCATCATAATGCCCTCATGAAATAGAAGTTCACAATATTGCTTTTATGCAGACCAACATGATTGACAATGAATATTTCAAGCCTCCACTAAAGAAGAAAACCTACATGATGTATCCAGGCTTGTCACGGGTTTGTCCTCTTTGACTGTTTTAGCAACTTTAAGCAACTTGCTAACTCCAAAGTCTGCAACTTTCAGATGCCCAGAATCATCCCGCAGTATATTTCTGTTATCTTACTCATGTAAAATGAAGAAACTTTAAACAGTTCCAAACACTCAATTAAAAATGCATGCTTCTACTGAAAAATCCATGATACTTCATACACATGCTGgaagaataataaaatcaacAAGACAGGAGAACTAAAACATACGAAGGCTCAAGATCTCGGTGTATAATGGCTTCTGGTTTATGTTCATGCAAATAGTTCATACCCCTGCAAAATATACATGCATTGTATTTATTACAAATATCCAaatgcaaatttttaatataggagtaaattttcatttattattaaacttttaaaaaataaaagaatcaggAGAGTTTGCTTCCTTGCAACCCAACTGAAAGCTAGTGATGCATCCATAatatggaagctcttgactgaCCTAGCAATATCAAGTGCAAACTTTACAGCTGTTACTGGTTTTAATGCACCTTTCCGCTTCAAGTAGGCACGGAGATCCCCCTAAAGAGATGATAATTCATTCCAAATTGTTAGACATTACAATTGTGAAGAATACAGGGTATAGTTAATCACATTGCACACACAAGTAGAGGAGATATCTTCCTAATTATATGCACTTCCATATTTTTTCACCACTTCACTAACATGAAGTGAAATCCCCAATAAAGATAAATGAAACTCCTAATTCAACACTTATCAATGCTAGATTAAAATGGGTATCTCTTATCATTACTTAAAATCCTTCAACGTAGATATTTATAACTTCTAAACAGAACAGGAACAAAATTGTCGGACCGGATTCAGTTCCTCTAAAGTGAGAAAGTGAGAACCACCCATCAtcaatttgaattaaagtattTTGCATACATAACCGACTTTATATCAATTGTAGATAATCCCTCACTTTTTCAATTTACACATCTACTAACTTAGTGGGCCAAATCCTGTCTGGCCAATGCAGAATTGCAAATAACTCCTGACACTTCAACAATTAGTATCAGTTCCAGTATAACTTTTTATCATATTAagttcttaattattaattatttgtgcaCTCCAACTGTGCTAGATTTCCAGTAGCGCTATTGAAACTAACCTGGGGTAGATATTCTGTGACAATCATCATCGGTGTGCTTTGTGTTACAGCACCCAAAAACTGGACTACATTTGGATGTCTTATTTTCTCAAGCAATGTAAGCTCATCATGAAATGCCTTTCTGATAAACAGATGCCAACAAACAAAATCGAATATGAGAATAACAATTAAGAATTGAATAATCCAATTGACATGAATGAAACGACAGCTTGCATAAGTAGACCAACCCACACTTTATCATCATCAGTGAACAATTCCTCCCCAAGTGTCTTGACAGCAACCTGAGTTCCACGCCATAATGCAATCCGAAAAGTTCcctaaaatattcaatataaaatatggAACACAAAATAAATGAGGGTAAATTGACTTGAGAGAATATGTCAAAACTAGGCAAAAGGATAAATCAAGTTACAAGACgatttgcttcttaaaaaaaaaaagaaaaaacagttttttaaaagcaaaagtAGATTAAgcaaacacataaaaaaagcagaaaattgtttatttttattaaaaaagaagctTTTTTCAACAGATAAGCTTATACAAACTGACTCATTACCTTTGTTATGCAAACGCTATTAGTAAAATCAAGTTCAGAAGGATCAATCTCATACTCCGGGACTTCACGAGCATTTTGCACATGCATGGGAGCcatctaccaaaaaaaaaaaagaagttcacAATTGAAACAGATATCATAAACCAACTATTCTAAAAAGAGTTTAACAATTATGCAATGTCAGTTGAATTGTTTTATACGTAAAAAtcaaccctttttttttactctctaACAGTAATTCCGATATTATTATAGTCTTTTTAGTGaataatacaaaagaaaataatagaagaaaCTTTTTTGAATAATAGTTACAAATTCCTTCATATTTTTAGAGACAACCaacttatatgataatttgtaaCTAAACATAtatcagaaactgctggtatgTGTGTTGACTTTCATaatcattatcttaaaagtcatacaaaactaCTAAAGTTAATATCTGATTGCTtgacaatgtaaaaaatttCACACTACCAGTGGCATGTCTATTAAACTCTCTAAATGAATAACAAAATtggttttatatataagaagagggaaatgaaaagaagagaagacACATACCGGGGGTCTTGCACCGTGTTTCTCCAAAAGCTTGACAACGTCGTGATTTTTGTAGTACATTGCATCAACTAGAGGCTGTTAAACAATCCAATCCAGAAATTAGTGTGTCAGTGAGTGTAGAATAAGAGACAgcgagaagagagaaagaggaaGGAGGTGGAATTACGGTGCTGCCCCAGCGGTCTTGAGGATCGACGTCGGCGCCTCGTCGGAGCAGCAAGCCAACTACGTCGGTGCGGCCCTGGCAGGCGGCGACGTGGAGCGCGGTGCGGCCGTCAATGTCGGTGAAATTGACGTCACTCCCGGCGTCCAAGAGCTCCTTAATACCGTCCGAGTCGCCTTCGTTGGCCAGATACATCAACCGGACCGCCGGGTCCAGCGCCTCCGACGCGTCGCCGCCGCAGCCGCCGCGCTCCGGCGCGAGGGAGGATTGGCGGCCGAGAGAGAAGCGAGGCTGGAGCTTCTTGATTTCCATTGCGGCGGAGAGGGCTTTCAGttttcagagagagagagaaggagtTGTGAATTCAACGAGGGATGAgaataagaataagaagaaatgaGAGTGTgtgaatgaaattaattaatatgaatgatGATTTTTGCTTAGAGGATGGTATCGGGTTCTAAGAGACTCACTAGTTTAAATCTTCTGACGACACTGCCTTTCTACTTTCTACAAACTAAATACAATAAATATGCgtgtaaagattaaaatgagttacaaaaatttatatataagtactaaaataaattaaaatatatatgtaagactaaaataaataacttgttaatataaggattaaaacataaaatttgtgtAACTGTAAaacttaaatgaatatttttatgatgTACTAATCTTTAGGATATTTTTGGTCAACtgttttttctaatatttttttataatttaaaagaaaagcttAGGTGGTTAAGTTGACTTTCTAAAAATGTACTTTTTCTTATAACTTTCCTAAGTTGACTTCCTAATTCAATTGATTGCAAGTTGCAGcgtttaaagtattttttttatggcaaacggtaaaatataaaaaggctaAGGGCATATAATAAAggatcatgaataaaaaataaatatctaacCAACTTATGATTAATGAACTATTAAAatgtagttatttttaatttagtacAAAATATTTCCTgactttattaataattaatttttattaaaaaatttaattgaatcatttaaaattatatttttttattcataaaatttaaatctgAAATCTTACttataaaaattgaatctaaTATAATTCATATTAACAACTTATTGATGCTCATAAAACATATAGTTAGACACTATTTTAATTGTCATCTACTATTGTTTTGTTCAAAACATAATATGATTAGTTAAATACCTATTTTAATGCAAATTTGAATTCCCTGATGCCACATTTTTTGCTTGGTAGTGGACAATTCTTTTAAGGAAAATATTCTAGCACTAAGGGACTAGTAGTAATTCTCTAGGTGGATTTCTACAAGCAGTTTCAATGTCATTGACATCCTCctcaatagtattttttttatttggtaagaAAAAAATCCAATAGTATTGGAAGTGATTTCCTATTATACCATTttgagcaacaaaaaaaaaatacctattttaaatttttgaatttatcGGCTATGCTTTGTCattataatagttttttataatatcaatcGATTAAAAATCATGT
This region includes:
- the LOC114402016 gene encoding integrin-linked protein kinase 1-like, with product MEIKKLQPRFSLGRQSSLAPERGGCGGDASEALDPAVRLMYLANEGDSDGIKELLDAGSDVNFTDIDGRTALHVAACQGRTDVVGLLLRRGADVDPQDRWGSTPLVDAMYYKNHDVVKLLEKHGARPPMAPMHVQNAREVPEYEIDPSELDFTNSVCITKGTFRIALWRGTQVAVKTLGEELFTDDDKVKAFHDELTLLEKIRHPNVVQFLGAVTQSTPMMIVTEYLPQGDLRAYLKRKGALKPVTAVKFALDIARGMNYLHEHKPEAIIHRDLEPSNILRDDSGHLKVADFGVSKLLKVAKTVKEDKPVTSLDTSWRYVAPEVYKNEEYDTKVDVFSFALILQEMIEGCPPFYEKPENEVPKAYVENERPPFRASPKLYAYGLKQLIEECWDEKPYRRPTFRQIIGRLEDIYYHLAQKRRWKVRAPGCFQNLEVIFRGNRTNPSSRSSRSTAR